In Nitrospira sp., a single window of DNA contains:
- a CDS encoding MFS transporter has product MVRAPRRTTAGNPTPSRPMCCIDSAYCMGFQECNQIAEARPELCLPTFRYNVGYNALVSTSTDSYETASEQSRRAGIRDGACQALMQGSGEQYLSAFALLLQASPFQIGLLSALPQLVGTWTQLLSVKALNRFQHRKTIMLVGASGQALSWLPLLALPLLAPADGPWILIACTVAYFGLGHFAVPAWNSLITDLVQPHERGAYFARRLKVMTVLSFSALCAAGLVLHWAETRTRAWGGFALIFLAASTARLLSVRYLNRMDESAAPATREAKFRLFEFLRHERSRNYQRFLWFSGLMHVCVLISGPYFVIYLLRDLHWSYWMYASWLAAGVVGQFLTLKPWGRLGDRFGNKKLLVATGLTVPFLPMLYLISTDFVYLLGVNFFGGSIWAGLALGLQNYVFDAVRPEDRAKGVAVWNTINAMGWFAGAMLGGWLATVVPAEFSLAGHDWRLASNLQAVFFISGILRLMVSLSLLRTFREPRLVEPISHRRLVAELPFVKPLTDVLSGRESR; this is encoded by the coding sequence ATGGTAAGGGCGCCGAGGAGGACAACTGCCGGAAATCCTACCCCGTCGCGGCCGATGTGCTGCATAGATTCAGCCTACTGCATGGGTTTTCAGGAATGCAACCAAATCGCCGAAGCCCGCCCCGAACTCTGCCTGCCCACATTCAGGTATAATGTGGGCTATAATGCACTCGTGTCCACCTCCACCGATTCTTACGAAACCGCCAGCGAACAGAGCCGACGCGCCGGCATCCGCGACGGCGCCTGCCAGGCCCTCATGCAGGGTAGTGGCGAGCAGTATCTGTCCGCTTTTGCGCTTCTTCTCCAAGCGTCGCCGTTTCAGATCGGACTGCTCTCCGCCCTCCCGCAACTGGTCGGTACCTGGACGCAACTGCTCTCCGTCAAGGCCCTGAACCGGTTTCAGCACCGCAAAACGATTATGCTCGTGGGCGCCAGCGGTCAGGCACTCTCCTGGCTGCCGTTGCTCGCGCTGCCGCTACTGGCTCCAGCCGACGGCCCCTGGATTCTCATCGCCTGCACGGTAGCCTATTTCGGACTTGGCCACTTCGCCGTACCGGCCTGGAACAGCCTGATCACCGATCTCGTCCAACCCCATGAACGGGGCGCCTATTTTGCACGTCGCCTGAAGGTCATGACGGTCCTAAGCTTCTCCGCGCTCTGCGCCGCCGGTCTTGTGCTGCACTGGGCGGAGACGCGCACACGAGCCTGGGGGGGCTTCGCGCTGATCTTCCTAGCCGCCTCTACCGCACGGCTGCTCTCTGTGCGCTATTTAAACCGCATGGACGAGTCCGCCGCGCCCGCTACGCGCGAGGCCAAATTCCGGCTGTTCGAATTTCTCCGCCACGAGCGGAGCAGGAATTACCAGCGCTTTCTCTGGTTTTCCGGCCTGATGCACGTCTGCGTCCTGATTTCCGGCCCCTACTTCGTGATCTATCTGCTGCGGGACCTGCATTGGTCCTATTGGATGTATGCCTCATGGTTGGCCGCTGGCGTGGTGGGACAGTTTCTGACGCTGAAGCCGTGGGGACGGCTCGGCGACCGCTTTGGAAACAAGAAACTACTCGTGGCGACCGGACTGACCGTGCCGTTTCTGCCGATGCTCTATCTCATCAGCACGGATTTTGTTTATCTACTAGGCGTGAATTTTTTCGGTGGATCGATCTGGGCAGGGCTGGCACTCGGTCTGCAGAATTATGTCTTTGACGCCGTGCGTCCAGAAGACCGGGCTAAGGGGGTCGCTGTGTGGAACACGATTAATGCGATGGGCTGGTTCGCAGGCGCGATGCTGGGCGGTTGGCTGGCCACGGTGGTGCCGGCTGAATTCTCGCTGGCTGGCCACGACTGGCGCCTCGCGTCCAATTTACAGGCGGTCTTCTTTATTTCCGGCATCCTGCGGCTGATGGTCTCGCTCAGCCTGCTGCGGACATTCAGGGAACCGCGTCTGGTGGAGCCGATCTCGCACCGTCGGCTCGTGGCTGAATTACCGTTCGTGAAGCCGCTAACCGACGTCCTGTCCGGGCGGGAAAGCCGCTAG
- a CDS encoding glutathione peroxidase translates to MAAQTGSIYDFTMDDIDGKPTPLSKFKGKVLLVVNTASFCGNTPQYTDLETIYEKYQARGLEVLAFPANNFGQQEPGTNQDIKGFCLTKYSVSFPLFSKISVTGSDKHPLYQYLTERSSFPGEVEWNFQKYLVDRSGNVIARFHHRTKPLSREIVQGIETALGK, encoded by the coding sequence ATGGCCGCACAGACCGGAAGTATTTACGACTTTACGATGGACGACATCGACGGTAAGCCGACCCCGCTGAGCAAATTCAAGGGGAAGGTGCTGCTGGTGGTGAACACGGCTAGTTTCTGCGGGAACACCCCGCAGTATACGGACCTGGAGACGATCTACGAGAAGTATCAGGCGCGCGGGCTCGAGGTACTGGCCTTCCCAGCCAATAATTTTGGCCAGCAGGAGCCAGGCACCAATCAGGATATCAAGGGTTTCTGTCTCACCAAGTACAGCGTCAGCTTTCCTCTCTTCAGCAAGATCAGCGTCACGGGCTCCGACAAGCATCCGCTGTATCAGTACCTCACCGAGCGAAGCTCCTTCCCCGGCGAAGTCGAATGGAACTTTCAGAAATATCTGGTGGACCGGTCTGGCAATGTGATCGCCCGCTTCCATCACCGGACAAAACCGCTGTCGCGTGAAATTGTACAGGGGATCGAAACGGCGCTGGGTAAATAG
- the htpX gene encoding protease HtpX → MKWMKGIGLLLISNLLIGVALFVVFNVLAYVVLPAFGIDIRGSINDMMLLYAFVLGMGGAFLSLAFSKQMARAMLHCTQITQPRTHAEQVIYGSIQEIARRLEIKMPEIWVYDSPDPNAFATGPSKNNAMVAVSTGLLNNLNEKEVRAVLAHEMGHVFNGDMFTTTVLAGLMNTFVYFIAMWVRRLFAERDQAMLGFVVSIVLEIALGILAMLVINWYSRKREFQADAFSAKVYGKDSMIAALQGIDRWMNRAQMEYAPQDALATMKIAGKSGGLMSLFATHPPIEARIAALQRL, encoded by the coding sequence ATGAAGTGGATGAAAGGAATTGGGTTGCTGCTGATTTCGAATCTGTTGATCGGCGTCGCCTTGTTCGTCGTCTTCAACGTGCTCGCTTACGTCGTGCTACCGGCCTTTGGGATCGATATCCGCGGCTCGATTAACGACATGATGCTGCTCTATGCCTTCGTGCTCGGCATGGGGGGCGCCTTCCTCAGCCTGGCGTTTTCAAAGCAGATGGCCCGCGCCATGCTGCACTGCACACAGATCACCCAGCCGCGCACCCACGCTGAACAGGTCATCTATGGCTCTATCCAGGAAATTGCCCGCCGGCTTGAGATTAAGATGCCAGAAATTTGGGTCTACGATTCGCCTGACCCCAACGCCTTCGCAACCGGCCCTTCGAAAAACAATGCCATGGTTGCCGTCTCGACTGGCCTTCTGAACAATCTGAACGAAAAAGAAGTCCGCGCCGTGCTGGCCCACGAGATGGGCCACGTGTTCAACGGCGACATGTTCACCACCACCGTGTTGGCCGGCCTGATGAATACCTTCGTGTACTTCATCGCCATGTGGGTCCGCCGGCTTTTCGCCGAACGTGACCAGGCCATGCTGGGCTTTGTGGTCTCCATCGTGCTAGAGATCGCGTTGGGCATTCTGGCGATGCTCGTGATCAACTGGTACTCGCGGAAGCGGGAATTCCAGGCCGACGCTTTCTCGGCTAAAGTCTATGGCAAGGATTCGATGATCGCGGCATTGCAGGGCATTGACCGCTGGATGAATCGCGCGCAGATGGAATACGCACCGCAGGATGCGCTGGCGACGATGAAGATTGCCGGCAAGTCGGGGGGGCTGATGAGCCTCTTCGCCACGCATCCGCCGATCGAAGCCCGCATCGCAGCACTGCAGAGACTCTAA
- a CDS encoding quinol oxidase, giving the protein MHLAVLRMLMAVCLLWPASSMIHADTTTSAAPVTAELGVDGIQRATITLDSYSYAPSHLIVHSGIPVELMLIRATVFVPHNFLLKEPDADIVIEEDVGHSEPTRVKFTPTKPGLYRYYCDRKFPFRPSHKEQGMEGKLEVK; this is encoded by the coding sequence ATGCACTTGGCAGTTCTGCGAATGCTGATGGCCGTATGCCTGCTGTGGCCGGCCAGCTCCATGATTCATGCCGACACGACGACTTCCGCCGCGCCCGTGACGGCCGAACTTGGCGTAGATGGTATCCAGCGCGCCACCATCACGCTCGACAGCTATTCCTATGCGCCGAGCCACCTCATTGTCCACTCGGGTATACCTGTTGAATTAATGTTGATCCGAGCCACTGTGTTTGTCCCGCACAATTTCCTGTTGAAAGAGCCGGATGCCGATATCGTCATCGAAGAGGATGTCGGTCATAGCGAGCCGACCCGGGTGAAATTTACGCCGACCAAGCCCGGTCTATACCGCTACTACTGCGACCGAAAGTTTCCCTTTCGCCCCAGTCACAAAGAACAGGGGATGGAAGGTAAGCTAGAAGTCAAATAA
- a CDS encoding squalene/phytoene synthase family protein gives MNSAKRAPLRDLLKQVSRLFYTTLTVVPGSVRDQVGLAYLFARAADTIADTEVIERARRTQFLTKFRGQFAGPQINWDAIRSIQSALAPHQADSAERVLIQRLEDCFHLYQNCTDDDRLRIRRLMTTLTNGMDMDLWLFPGDKLVALKTPEELDQYAYFVAGCVGEFWTDLMCGHLPPLAAWNVREMSALGVQFGKGLQLTNIVKDLSRDLRRGRCYVPEPWLTEVGLTPADLLNSESLPKFRPILRRLAEMARAHLDQGWIYTMALPRQEIRLRLSCMWPILSAGETLRLVLASPELLNPAVTVKISRGTVYRMMALTILTGACGYVGTAYWGWLRKQIG, from the coding sequence ATCAATTCCGCTAAACGCGCGCCGCTGCGCGACCTCCTCAAGCAAGTCTCGCGGCTGTTCTATACGACGCTGACCGTGGTGCCTGGTTCGGTGCGGGACCAGGTCGGCCTGGCCTATCTGTTTGCCCGCGCTGCGGACACAATCGCCGATACAGAGGTCATTGAGCGCGCACGCCGAACGCAGTTCCTCACCAAGTTCCGAGGTCAGTTCGCCGGCCCGCAGATCAACTGGGACGCGATTCGCAGCATTCAATCCGCGCTGGCTCCGCACCAGGCCGATTCCGCCGAGCGCGTGCTGATCCAGCGGCTCGAGGACTGTTTCCATCTCTATCAGAACTGTACGGACGACGACCGTCTGAGGATTCGTCGCCTAATGACTACGCTGACCAACGGCATGGACATGGACCTCTGGCTCTTCCCGGGCGACAAGCTGGTCGCGCTGAAGACGCCGGAGGAGTTGGATCAGTACGCGTATTTCGTGGCCGGCTGCGTTGGCGAGTTCTGGACTGATCTCATGTGTGGGCATCTGCCGCCGCTGGCGGCGTGGAACGTGAGAGAAATGTCCGCGCTTGGCGTCCAGTTCGGCAAGGGCCTGCAGTTGACGAACATCGTGAAGGATCTGTCGAGGGACCTGCGGCGCGGGCGGTGCTATGTGCCGGAACCGTGGCTCACGGAGGTAGGGCTCACACCGGCCGATCTGCTCAATTCCGAATCGCTTCCGAAGTTTCGTCCGATTCTCAGACGGCTTGCTGAAATGGCGCGGGCCCATCTGGACCAGGGCTGGATCTACACGATGGCGCTTCCGCGGCAGGAGATCCGGTTGCGGCTCTCCTGCATGTGGCCGATCCTGTCGGCAGGCGAAACGCTGCGGCTGGTGCTGGCGTCGCCCGAGCTGCTGAATCCGGCGGTCACCGTGAAGATTTCGCGTGGAACCGTCTATCGGATGATGGCGTTGACGATCCTCACCGGCGCCTGCGGCTACGTCGGCACGGCCTACTGGGGCTGGCTAAGGAAACAGATCGGCTGA
- a CDS encoding (2Fe-2S) ferredoxin domain-containing protein, which translates to MPAFKRHIFVCTNKRPADDPRGCCAARGSEHLQECFKKEVKRLNLKGVVRANKAGCLDHCDLGPSAVIYPEGVWYWVGTEADVTEIVERHVVKGEIVERLLMPDHPVPKKLEPLGNV; encoded by the coding sequence ATGCCGGCCTTCAAACGTCACATCTTCGTCTGTACCAACAAACGCCCTGCGGACGATCCGCGCGGGTGCTGTGCGGCGCGCGGCTCCGAACATCTTCAGGAATGCTTCAAAAAAGAAGTAAAGCGGCTTAATCTCAAGGGCGTGGTGCGGGCCAACAAGGCCGGCTGCCTGGACCACTGTGACCTCGGCCCCAGCGCCGTAATTTATCCGGAAGGTGTGTGGTACTGGGTGGGCACCGAGGCGGACGTGACGGAAATCGTCGAGCGCCACGTCGTCAAGGGCGAGATCGTCGAGCGGCTGCTGATGCCGGATCATCCCGTACCGAAGAAACTGGAGCCGCTTGGAAACGTGTGA
- the ald gene encoding alanine dehydrogenase, translating into MIVGVPKEIKDHEFRVGLTPDGAAALCQAGHTVWVEPSAGEGSGFSDDEYRKAGAHLASSKAQVFREAELIVKVKEPLLSEVALFRQGQTLFTYLHLAALPELTKALVEAKITAIARETVEAPDGSLPLLTPMSEIAGRMSVQVGAHYLERTRGGRGVLLSGVPGVAPGRVVVLGSGVVGSAATRIAVGLGAQVTVIGADLGQLRRLDDLYQGRIVTLAASQASIAREVERADLVIGAVLVRGAKTPTLVSRAVVGRMQKGAVIVDVSVDQAGCVETMRPTTHSDPVFEVDGVLHYGVTNMPGIVPHTSTLALTNATLPFIVRLASAGVERAIRYDTGLARGVNVKDGRITCQGVADAHGLRFDPLN; encoded by the coding sequence CTGATTGTCGGTGTGCCCAAAGAGATCAAGGATCACGAGTTTCGCGTTGGCCTGACACCGGATGGAGCTGCGGCACTGTGTCAGGCTGGGCACACGGTGTGGGTCGAGCCGTCAGCCGGTGAGGGCAGCGGGTTTTCAGACGATGAGTACCGAAAAGCTGGCGCGCACCTCGCCTCATCGAAGGCGCAGGTGTTTCGCGAGGCGGAGCTCATCGTGAAGGTGAAGGAGCCGCTGCTCTCCGAGGTGGCGCTGTTCCGTCAGGGACAGACGCTCTTCACCTATTTGCATCTGGCGGCGCTGCCCGAACTGACGAAGGCGCTCGTGGAGGCAAAGATCACGGCCATTGCCCGTGAAACGGTGGAGGCGCCCGATGGGAGCCTGCCGCTACTGACGCCTATGAGCGAGATTGCCGGGCGCATGTCCGTGCAGGTCGGCGCGCACTACCTGGAACGGACACGCGGCGGGCGGGGCGTGCTGCTGAGCGGCGTACCCGGCGTGGCGCCGGGCCGGGTCGTGGTATTGGGCTCCGGCGTGGTCGGCAGCGCGGCGACACGGATTGCCGTAGGATTGGGCGCGCAGGTAACGGTGATCGGAGCCGACCTGGGCCAATTGCGTCGGCTGGACGATCTGTACCAGGGGCGGATCGTGACGCTGGCGGCGAGTCAGGCGTCGATCGCCCGGGAAGTCGAACGGGCCGATCTCGTGATCGGCGCGGTGCTGGTGCGCGGTGCGAAGACGCCGACGCTGGTGTCGCGGGCTGTGGTCGGCCGTATGCAGAAAGGTGCCGTGATCGTGGACGTATCAGTGGATCAGGCTGGCTGCGTCGAAACCATGAGGCCGACGACCCATTCCGATCCGGTGTTCGAAGTGGACGGCGTCCTGCACTATGGTGTGACGAACATGCCCGGCATCGTGCCGCACACGTCGACTTTAGCCTTGACCAATGCGACGCTACCCTTTATAGTCCGGCTTGCTTCTGCTGGCGTGGAACGAGCGATCCGATACGATACGGGGCTGGCCCGGGGCGTGAACGTGAAGGACGGGCGGATCACCTGTCAGGGAGTCGCCGACGCGCACGGTCTTCGGTTCGACCCGCTCAACTGA
- a CDS encoding acylphosphatase, whose translation MSPAIVRAHIWVSGGVQGVGYRAFTQRVAVQKGLCGGVRNLDDGRVEVDVEGSRPAIESLIKSLWMGTPMARVRNVQVQWETAISGEREFHILG comes from the coding sequence ATGTCCCCGGCTATTGTGCGCGCACATATCTGGGTCAGCGGTGGGGTACAGGGCGTCGGCTACCGGGCCTTTACCCAGCGGGTGGCCGTTCAAAAAGGGTTGTGCGGAGGCGTACGTAATCTCGATGACGGACGGGTGGAGGTGGACGTAGAGGGAAGCCGTCCGGCGATTGAGAGCCTGATCAAGTCGCTGTGGATGGGAACACCGATGGCTCGCGTTCGAAACGTGCAGGTACAATGGGAGACGGCCATCAGCGGTGAACGTGAGTTTCATATTCTCGGGTGA
- a CDS encoding adenine phosphoribosyltransferase, giving the protein MTVKKRTASRRSGRQAGRAATDYKALIREVPDFPKPGILFYDITTLLKDGRAFRAVLGELTARYRGKKIDKIVGIESRGFILGGPLADRLGAGFVPVRKPGKLPAESFEVRYNLEYGSNSLAIHRDAVQRDERVLIVDDLLATGGTAAATVHLLRQLGADIVGVAFLVELTFLKGRDKLDGCPIHSLITYSS; this is encoded by the coding sequence ATGACAGTGAAGAAACGCACGGCGAGCAGGCGCTCGGGACGACAGGCTGGCCGCGCCGCAACGGATTACAAGGCGCTGATCCGGGAAGTGCCGGATTTCCCAAAGCCCGGCATTTTGTTCTATGACATCACGACACTGCTGAAGGATGGGCGTGCGTTCCGCGCGGTGTTGGGCGAACTGACGGCCCGGTATCGCGGAAAAAAAATCGACAAAATCGTCGGGATTGAATCGCGCGGATTCATTCTCGGCGGTCCGCTGGCGGACCGGCTCGGCGCCGGGTTCGTGCCCGTGCGCAAGCCGGGGAAGCTGCCGGCTGAGAGTTTTGAGGTGCGATACAACCTGGAATACGGGTCTAACTCGCTGGCGATCCACCGCGATGCTGTGCAACGGGACGAGCGCGTGCTGATCGTGGACGATTTACTGGCGACGGGCGGCACCGCAGCGGCCACAGTGCATCTGCTGCGCCAGTTGGGTGCGGACATCGTCGGTGTCGCGTTTCTGGTCGAACTGACGTTTCTCAAGGGGCGGGACAAACTCGACGGCTGCCCCATACATTCGCTGATCACGTACTCCTCATAA
- a CDS encoding TraR/DksA family transcriptional regulator, with product MNVPLFQRPRSIEFMPGKSKSKKASASKPVRKSTAKPAAKRPAVPVLKLLEAQPVVSAAPVAVKKPTKPMAVERRDALHRMLTHKRQELMKEITGNLGASLTEDQRRRLESAMDVGDQSLMDLDRELGISLMEMRNKRRQLIDQALSRLGDGTYGLCDECSVEINEKRLAAVPFAKLCVACQTKQELIEKIEQGEEREQ from the coding sequence ATGAATGTCCCCCTTTTTCAAAGGCCAAGGAGCATTGAGTTTATGCCAGGCAAGTCGAAATCCAAGAAGGCATCTGCGAGTAAACCGGTCCGCAAGTCTACTGCCAAGCCCGCGGCCAAGCGGCCGGCTGTGCCGGTCCTGAAATTGCTTGAAGCCCAGCCGGTGGTGTCGGCGGCGCCTGTGGCCGTGAAGAAGCCGACAAAGCCTATGGCAGTTGAGCGGCGCGATGCACTGCACCGAATGCTGACGCACAAGCGCCAGGAGCTGATGAAGGAAATCACTGGCAATCTAGGTGCGTCCCTGACGGAGGACCAGCGCCGTCGGCTGGAATCCGCAATGGACGTCGGAGATCAGTCGTTGATGGATCTGGATCGCGAGTTGGGCATCTCGCTGATGGAGATGCGCAACAAGCGGCGCCAGTTGATCGATCAGGCGCTGAGCCGCCTTGGGGATGGCACCTACGGGCTCTGCGACGAGTGCAGTGTCGAGATCAACGAGAAGCGCCTGGCGGCGGTGCCCTTCGCCAAGCTGTGCGTGGCGTGCCAGACCAAGCAGGAACTCATCGAAAAGATCGAGCAGGGCGAAGAACGTGAGCAGTGA
- the queC gene encoding 7-cyano-7-deazaguanine synthase QueC: MSRAVVLASGGLDSTVASAVAARDGYRLHLLTVFYGQRHRIEVERAKQVARALGAEDHRVLEIDLRAIGGSTLTTDEVVPKDRTTAERHHGVPSTYVPARNTIFLSLALAYAETVQASAIYIGANVVDYSGYPDCRPEYLQAFERVARLGTKAGVEGSGIAIKAPLVTLSKMEIINLGLSLGVPFHLTHSCYDPAPNGDACGRCDSCQIRLKGFKEAGIADPIAYVKDVVRT, translated from the coding sequence ATCTCTAGGGCGGTTGTACTAGCGAGCGGTGGCCTAGACTCCACCGTGGCGTCCGCCGTCGCGGCGCGTGACGGCTACCGGCTGCATCTCCTGACCGTTTTCTACGGCCAACGGCATCGCATCGAAGTGGAGCGAGCGAAACAGGTGGCCCGTGCGCTCGGCGCTGAGGACCATCGCGTACTGGAGATCGATTTGCGGGCGATCGGTGGGTCCACGCTCACGACAGACGAGGTCGTACCGAAGGATCGCACGACAGCCGAACGGCACCACGGCGTCCCCTCCACCTACGTGCCGGCCCGCAACACGATCTTTCTGTCGTTGGCGCTGGCCTATGCCGAAACCGTGCAGGCCTCGGCCATCTACATCGGCGCCAATGTGGTAGACTACTCCGGCTATCCCGACTGTCGCCCTGAATATCTGCAAGCCTTCGAACGGGTTGCCCGTCTGGGGACGAAAGCCGGCGTCGAGGGAAGCGGGATTGCCATCAAGGCGCCGTTGGTAACACTCTCCAAGATGGAGATTATCAACTTAGGCCTGTCGCTGGGCGTGCCGTTCCATCTGACGCACAGTTGTTACGACCCCGCGCCGAACGGGGATGCGTGCGGGCGGTGTGACAGTTGCCAGATCCGGCTGAAGGGATTCAAGGAAGCCGGCATCGCTGATCCGATTGCCTATGTGAAGGATGTGGTACGCACATGA
- a CDS encoding cytochrome c yields the protein MTRGVLFMTVLLAMAAPVIGSAASKPDVPATPAEFKAGETKFKAHCQVCHGERGMGTQQGPPFVHKIYEPNHHGDAAFQRAAALGVRAHHWQFGNMPKISSVTPADVDEIIKYVRWLQRQAGIY from the coding sequence ATGACACGCGGCGTACTGTTCATGACCGTGCTGCTGGCGATGGCTGCTCCCGTAATTGGATCGGCGGCTTCGAAACCGGACGTGCCAGCCACACCGGCCGAATTCAAAGCGGGCGAAACCAAGTTCAAAGCCCACTGTCAAGTGTGCCATGGCGAGCGTGGAATGGGCACCCAGCAGGGGCCGCCGTTCGTCCATAAAATCTATGAACCAAATCATCATGGCGATGCTGCTTTCCAGCGGGCTGCCGCGCTGGGCGTCCGGGCCCATCACTGGCAGTTCGGCAACATGCCAAAAATCTCCTCTGTGACACCGGCCGATGTGGATGAGATCATCAAGTATGTCCGATGGTTGCAGCGCCAGGCCGGCATTTATTAA
- a CDS encoding DUF72 domain-containing protein, which translates to MLPESVRLGTSSWAYEGWQGQVYHRSYAKHRFSKDCLGEYAVYTYRRVPLFRAVGLDHSFYRPPSVSQLAHYAAQVPDDFHICPKVWEDITIPAYADHPRYGDRAGKANPHFLDAAWCDEMVLRPLREGLGLHAGPLIFEFQRYGGEPATFLPALDRFFSQLPQGRYAVEIRNPFILGPRYAGILRAHGVAHVYNHWTAMPPLATQHEKLGGRFTTPLAVVRLLTPLGLTHARAVERFAPYRALAVPQPKMRADVLALIRQALDEQTPIYVLANNRAEGNAPATIQALVDGMDSPAKN; encoded by the coding sequence GTGCTGCCGGAGTCCGTCCGATTGGGAACCAGTTCGTGGGCCTATGAAGGCTGGCAGGGGCAGGTCTATCACCGGTCGTATGCCAAGCATCGCTTCTCGAAAGACTGCCTCGGCGAGTATGCCGTCTATACGTATCGCCGCGTCCCGCTGTTTCGCGCCGTTGGCCTCGATCACAGTTTTTATCGGCCACCCTCCGTGTCGCAGCTTGCGCATTACGCAGCGCAGGTACCGGACGATTTCCACATCTGCCCAAAGGTCTGGGAGGACATCACGATTCCGGCCTACGCTGACCACCCCCGCTACGGCGACAGGGCCGGCAAGGCCAACCCGCACTTTCTTGACGCCGCCTGGTGCGATGAGATGGTGCTGCGCCCTTTGCGCGAAGGACTCGGCCTGCACGCCGGTCCGCTAATTTTCGAGTTTCAACGATACGGTGGAGAACCGGCAACCTTTCTGCCGGCGCTGGACCGGTTTTTCTCGCAGCTGCCACAAGGTCGATACGCTGTGGAAATCAGAAATCCGTTCATCCTGGGACCTCGCTATGCGGGCATCCTGCGCGCGCACGGTGTCGCCCACGTCTACAACCACTGGACCGCCATGCCGCCGCTCGCCACACAACACGAGAAACTGGGCGGGCGCTTCACGACGCCACTTGCCGTCGTGCGGCTGCTGACGCCGCTTGGACTGACTCACGCCAGGGCCGTTGAGCGGTTCGCACCGTATCGTGCGCTCGCAGTGCCCCAGCCAAAGATGCGGGCGGATGTGCTGGCGCTCATCCGGCAGGCACTGGACGAGCAAACACCGATCTATGTCCTGGCGAACAATCGCGCGGAAGGCAACGCACCTGCGACAATTCAGGCGCTGGTGGATGGGATGGACTCCCCCGCGAAGAATTAA